In a single window of the Zonotrichia albicollis isolate bZonAlb1 chromosome 23, bZonAlb1.hap1, whole genome shotgun sequence genome:
- the LOC102072090 gene encoding olfactory receptor 6E1-like — MNHTTVVEFVLLGLADSRQWEITLFVFLGIAYLLILLGNISVISITLTNNFLQTPMYYFLRNFALLEITFTSTFLPSTLYSLLTERKTISLPGCFLQMLLFYCLGTCTLFYMAVMSLDRYVAICHPLHYPAIMNSRFCLQLILGCWALTFLLMLPPTIMTVQLPFCGPNVMNHFYCDASLLLQLSCTDTAFIEELMFIILILILPGTLIVTAVSYGCIIVTIVLIPSSAGRRKAFSTCSAHLMVVMVFYSTCIYRYIRPAQRGGQDSDKVLSLFFSVLTQSVNPYIYSLRNRQVKQALKEKILKFSGSLRQM; from the coding sequence ATGAACCACACAACTGTAGTGGAGTTTGTTCTCCTGGGACTGGCAGACAGCCGCCAGTGGGAGATCACCCTCTTTGTGTTCCTTGGCATTGCCTACCTCTTGATCCTGCTTGGAAACATTTCTGTCATCAGCATCACTCTTACCAATAACTTCCTCCAGACCCCCATGTACTACTTCCTCAGGAATTTTGCCCTTTTGGAAATCACCTTCACCtccaccttccttcccagcacccTGTACAGCCTCTTGACAGAGAGGAAGACAatttccctgcctggctgcttcCTCCAGATGCTGCTTTTCTACTGCCTGGGTACCTGCACCCTTTTCTACATGGCAGTGATGTCCCTGGACCGCTACGTTGCCATCTGCCACCCCTTGCACTACCCAGCCATCATGAACAGCAGATTCTGCCTGCAGCTCatcctgggctgctgggcactgaCTTTTCTCCTGATGCTTCCCCCCACCATCATGACAGTGCAGCTGCCATTCTGTGGTCCCAATGTCATGAATCACTTTTACTGTGATGCTTCCCTGTTGTTGCAGCTGTcctgcacagacacagcctTCATCGAAGAGCTGATGttcatcatcctcatcctcatcctccctggTACCCTGATAGTAACTGCTGTTTCTTATGGCTGCATTATTGTCACCATCGTGCTTATTCCATCATCTGCAGGCAGGAGGAAGGCATTTTCCACGTGCTCAGCTCACCTCAtggtggtgatggtgttttacaGCACCTGCATTTACAGGTACATCCGCCCAGCCCAGCGAGGTGGGCAGGACTCTGACAAAGTTCTGTCTTTGTTCTTCTCCGTGCTGACTCAGTCAGTCAACCCTTACATCTACTCACTCAGGAACAGGCAAGTCAAGCAAGCtttaaaggagaaaattctGAAGTTTTCTGGCTCCCTGAGGCAGATGTGA
- the DAD1 gene encoding dolichyl-diphosphooligosaccharide--protein glycosyltransferase subunit DAD1, which produces MRSAVAAAVMAGSVRAVARRFLSEYGGGTAGRLKALDAFLLYVLLTGALQFGYCLGVGTFPFNSFLSGFISAVGSFILGVCLRIQINPQNKGEFQGISPERAFADFLFANTILHLVVINFVG; this is translated from the exons ATGCGCAGTGCGGTGGCGGCGGCAGTCATGGCGGGCTCGGTGCGGGCCGTAGCGCGGCGCTTCCTGTCCGAGTACGGCGGCGGCACTGCCGGGCGCCTCAAGGCGCTGGACGCCTTTCTGCTCTACGTGCTGCTCACGGGCGCGCTACAGTTCGGATACTGCCTGGGCGTCGGCACCTTCCCCTTCAACTCCTTCCTCAGCGGCTTCATCTCGGCCGTCGGCAGCTTCATCCTGGGCG ttTGCCTCCGGATCCAGATCAACCCCCAGAACAAGGGCGAGTTCCAGGGCATTTCCCCCGAGCGGGCCTTCGCTGATTTCCTCTTTGCCAACACCATTCTGCATCTCGTCGTCATCAATTTCGTTGGCTGA